From a single Paraburkholderia edwinii genomic region:
- a CDS encoding MmgE/PrpD family protein — protein MTSTSSTAAAGDHSNPSNQGNPSEVLATFAANLAFEGIPHEVIERTVNLYVDWVGSALAGKGARPVESIAKFARATGPSDGPAEVLIDGSRTSPFFAAMVNGAASHFVEQDDVHNGSVFHPAAVVFPVALALAQQLGASGREMITAAVAGYEVGIRIGEFLGRSHYKVFHTTGTAGTVAAAATAGRLLKLSPAAMLDAFGSAGTQAAGLWEFLRDAADSKQLHTAMAAANGLMAAQLAADGFKGAKRILEGAKGMAAGMSTDADPAKLVDRLGERWATVETSFKYHAACRHTHPAADALLDVVVKNKLKPQEIERVVAHVHQGAIDVLGAVVKPQTVHQAKFNMGTVLAIVSHYGYAGVNEFEQHFLADPVVAFRGKVEMVYDEEVDGAYPARWIGKVSVYLTDGRVLRGRVDEPKGDPGNTLSRDEISTKLRQLVKFSGALAEADVDALLEAAWCIVDEPRLGDIVGQLATARHANPAAAAA, from the coding sequence ATGACGTCCACCTCGTCGACCGCTGCAGCGGGCGATCACAGCAACCCGAGCAACCAGGGCAACCCGAGCGAAGTACTCGCCACCTTCGCCGCGAATCTCGCCTTCGAGGGCATTCCGCATGAGGTGATCGAGCGCACCGTCAATCTCTACGTCGACTGGGTCGGCTCCGCGCTTGCAGGCAAGGGCGCGCGGCCCGTCGAAAGCATCGCGAAGTTTGCCCGCGCGACAGGCCCGTCGGACGGTCCCGCCGAAGTGTTGATCGACGGCAGCCGCACGTCGCCGTTCTTCGCCGCGATGGTCAACGGCGCCGCATCGCATTTCGTCGAACAGGACGATGTTCATAACGGCTCGGTGTTTCATCCGGCCGCGGTTGTATTCCCGGTCGCGCTCGCGCTGGCGCAGCAGCTCGGCGCATCGGGCCGCGAGATGATCACGGCGGCCGTGGCCGGCTACGAAGTCGGCATCCGCATTGGCGAATTTCTCGGCCGTTCGCACTACAAGGTGTTTCATACGACAGGCACGGCGGGCACCGTCGCGGCCGCTGCGACGGCGGGGCGCCTGCTCAAGCTGTCGCCGGCCGCGATGCTCGACGCGTTCGGCTCCGCTGGCACGCAGGCTGCGGGCCTGTGGGAATTCCTGCGCGACGCCGCCGATTCGAAACAGCTGCATACGGCAATGGCCGCCGCGAACGGCCTGATGGCCGCGCAGCTCGCGGCCGACGGCTTCAAAGGCGCAAAACGCATCCTGGAAGGCGCGAAAGGAATGGCGGCCGGCATGTCGACCGATGCCGATCCCGCGAAGCTCGTCGACCGGCTCGGCGAGCGCTGGGCCACCGTCGAAACCTCGTTCAAGTATCACGCTGCATGCCGCCATACGCATCCGGCCGCCGACGCGTTGCTCGACGTCGTTGTCAAGAATAAGCTGAAGCCGCAGGAGATCGAACGCGTGGTCGCGCATGTCCATCAGGGCGCGATTGACGTGCTCGGCGCAGTCGTCAAGCCGCAGACCGTGCACCAGGCGAAGTTCAATATGGGCACCGTGCTCGCGATCGTCAGCCATTACGGTTATGCGGGCGTCAATGAGTTCGAGCAGCATTTTCTCGCGGACCCGGTCGTCGCGTTTCGCGGCAAGGTCGAGATGGTCTACGACGAAGAGGTGGACGGCGCGTATCCGGCGCGCTGGATCGGCAAGGTCAGCGTGTATCTGACCGATGGCCGCGTGCTGCGTGGGCGCGTGGACGAGCCGAAGGGCGACCCGGGAAATACGCTGTCGCGCGACGAAATCTCGACAAAGTTGAGGCAACTGGTGAAGTTTTCCGGTGCGCTTGCCGAGGCGGACGTCGATGCACTGCTCGAAGCAGCATGGTGCATTGTCGACGAGCCGCGCCTCGGGGACATCGTCGGGCAGCTTGCGACGGCGCGTCACGCCAACCCTGCGGCGGCCGCAGCATGA
- a CDS encoding CaiB/BaiF CoA transferase family protein, with protein sequence MRPLDGIKVVTLEHAIAAPFCTRQLADLGARVIKVERPGAGDFARGYDERVNGISSHFVWTNRSKESLTLDVKNPEAAAILAALLADADVLVQNLAPGAAERLGLGYDTLSAEHPRLIVCNISGYGEDGPYRDKKAYDLLIQSEAGFLSVTGSPDAPAKAGCSIADIAAGMYAYTNILSALLLRGRTGKGCRIDVSMLESMVEWMGYPMYYAFEGQTPPALSGASHATIYPYGPFMAGDGRTVMMGLQNEREWRLFCEDVLGRPELATDERFSSNSKRSAARDALRDIIVQAFSGMSAAQVMERLDKAGIANAQMNSMQDVWAHPQLKARERWTSVSTSAGVVPALLPPGLGENFAPRMDAVPALGEHTDAILRELGYDAARIASLRSAKAV encoded by the coding sequence ATGCGACCTCTCGATGGCATCAAGGTGGTCACGCTCGAGCATGCGATTGCCGCGCCGTTCTGCACGCGGCAGCTCGCGGATCTCGGCGCGCGCGTGATCAAGGTGGAACGTCCCGGCGCAGGCGATTTCGCGCGCGGCTACGATGAACGCGTGAACGGCATTTCCTCGCATTTCGTATGGACCAACCGCTCGAAGGAAAGCCTCACGCTCGATGTGAAAAACCCGGAAGCGGCAGCGATTCTCGCGGCCTTGCTCGCCGATGCCGACGTGCTCGTGCAAAACCTCGCGCCGGGTGCGGCCGAGCGTTTGGGCCTCGGCTATGACACGCTATCGGCTGAGCATCCGCGGCTGATTGTTTGCAATATCTCCGGGTACGGCGAGGATGGCCCGTATCGCGACAAGAAAGCGTACGACCTGTTGATCCAGAGCGAAGCGGGCTTTCTATCGGTGACGGGCTCGCCCGATGCGCCCGCGAAAGCCGGCTGTTCAATCGCCGATATCGCGGCGGGCATGTATGCGTACACGAATATCCTGAGCGCGCTGCTGCTGCGCGGCCGAACCGGTAAGGGCTGCCGCATCGACGTGTCGATGCTCGAGAGCATGGTCGAGTGGATGGGATACCCGATGTACTACGCGTTCGAAGGGCAAACGCCGCCCGCGTTGTCGGGCGCCTCGCACGCGACGATCTATCCGTATGGGCCTTTTATGGCCGGCGACGGCCGCACCGTGATGATGGGCCTGCAAAACGAGCGTGAATGGCGGCTCTTTTGCGAAGACGTGCTGGGCCGGCCGGAACTCGCCACCGACGAGCGCTTTTCGTCGAACTCGAAACGCAGCGCGGCGCGCGATGCATTGCGCGACATCATCGTGCAGGCGTTTTCGGGCATGAGCGCGGCGCAGGTCATGGAGCGGCTCGACAAGGCCGGCATCGCCAATGCGCAGATGAACTCGATGCAGGACGTCTGGGCGCATCCGCAATTGAAAGCGCGGGAACGCTGGACCTCGGTCAGCACCTCCGCGGGTGTCGTGCCGGCGTTGCTGCCGCCGGGGCTCGGCGAAAACTTCGCGCCGCGCATGGACGCGGTGCCTGCGCTTGGCGAGCATACCGATGCGATTTTGCGCGAGCTCGGTTACGACGCCGCGCGGATTGCCTCATTGCGCAGCGCAAAAGCGGTTTGA